A stretch of Myxococcus hansupus DNA encodes these proteins:
- a CDS encoding DUF4105 domain-containing protein: MRWGRLLGLVLALAMEVEASTPVEGARDAASHGPVPSTGASRVEVTPKRVKAPASRVAPDADGAVSVTHQSLREPAPASRVAPDADGAVSVTHQSLREPAPASRVAPDADGAVSVTHQSLREPAPASRVTPDADGAVSVTHRSLREPARASRVTPDADAAVGATHQFSREPARASRVTPDADAAVSVTHQSAREPAPASPTTPDADNAVGVTYQSPREHAAPAGFVSPRLGEAIAAHQLPNRVKALAAAGVVLIGAAATDAELVTEVEAGLNALPPAMRRPPGGTLEFMLHAEAAPLGLGDGSAERPDWSQGRTRFHLYQYAPSDDHRATLRLSRLTDPESERLWRRRAVVHAVMQRWDDAHHWSRTDAWRRLSGWLKPFERPLVWKEEVRLRYAGAFSRALGQRSASLDLVTFAEEWFVPVESLRADALPVDDHVRCQEFSKARALAEHVAAAGLGDLPPRGNCPAFDAWADREVLSHFEVLLVASTGRQPESLFGHLLLRPVWREGEVPRGPTFEHVVQLVALTGMEGKGLGYVVKGMTGAYDTVFLTGTMGDLSHEALELEQRSIRRFRLRLNPGEDTRMLERVWELERRGYMGYYFFTDNCATALLFLLNGALEGSRQVRPPGLLWVLPTATLDTLAGIQVEGPEGRQVPLLEHIPDTIESTGDRAVRAQASRREALESLTGHVGANELARLREVHARLQSPEPQTRMRAYDGLPAVIADVLHSARTASLDTVREHLHAYVAHSVRVERAAVDRAEGERLRIERERLLAVKAPLAGSARAGTRERQRIFESEDSLQRRLAVLDRVTVLKDAMASAPRRRPTPEELKTLVWAERTETTFARATEVQGALNDGPLSQVEPLAFLGEDRHRKVAAETTWAQSALRESGAARLALTVGMDFPVAGGVRPLLGLRTSAMSEALGDARLHGFQPSSELRVLDGELLFAPRWGVPKVAVSDMTLLGYRTLLRELPQFRDSFWDALGWGAEARVSSSDARMLPYRATVQAEALVVLDENARFSRYTAVGLGGLALLHWRRDLLTPAAGPRLSVAHRTGLPGSGANAVRLEAAYAPTWRVGDDHFTHEAGATLQIELWLGRAGPFGFLLTPRAQVRWEGWVAPPAATSWLDGSAERRLALGLEVR; encoded by the coding sequence ATGCGCTGGGGGAGGCTCCTGGGCCTCGTCCTCGCGCTGGCGATGGAGGTCGAGGCATCGACGCCTGTCGAGGGGGCGCGCGATGCCGCCTCGCATGGACCCGTGCCGAGCACGGGCGCGTCACGCGTGGAGGTGACGCCGAAGCGCGTGAAGGCACCGGCGAGCCGCGTCGCGCCGGATGCGGACGGCGCCGTTAGCGTGACGCATCAGTCCTTGAGAGAGCCCGCACCGGCGAGCCGCGTCGCGCCGGATGCGGACGGCGCCGTTAGCGTGACGCATCAGTCCTTGAGAGAGCCCGCACCGGCGAGCCGCGTCGCGCCGGATGCGGACGGCGCCGTTAGCGTGACGCATCAGTCCTTGAGAGAGCCCGCACCGGCGAGCCGCGTCACGCCGGATGCGGACGGCGCCGTTAGCGTGACGCATCGGTCCTTGCGAGAGCCCGCACGGGCGAGCCGCGTCACGCCGGATGCTGATGCCGCTGTTGGAGCGACGCATCAGTTCTCGCGAGAGCCCGCACGGGCGAGCCGCGTCACGCCGGATGCGGATGCCGCCGTTAGCGTGACGCATCAGTCCGCGCGAGAGCCCGCACCGGCGAGCCCGACCACGCCGGACGCAGATAACGCCGTTGGCGTGACGTATCAGTCCCCGCGAGAGCACGCGGCGCCGGCAGGCTTCGTGTCACCGCGTCTGGGCGAAGCCATTGCGGCGCATCAGTTGCCCAATCGGGTGAAGGCGCTCGCGGCGGCGGGGGTGGTGTTGATCGGCGCGGCCGCGACCGACGCGGAGCTGGTCACGGAAGTGGAGGCGGGGCTGAACGCACTGCCTCCCGCGATGCGCCGTCCTCCTGGAGGCACGCTGGAGTTCATGCTCCACGCCGAAGCAGCGCCGCTGGGCCTGGGCGACGGCTCCGCCGAGCGCCCCGACTGGTCGCAGGGCCGCACGCGTTTCCACCTCTACCAGTACGCGCCTTCCGATGACCACCGGGCCACGCTCCGCCTGTCGCGGCTGACGGACCCCGAGTCAGAGCGCCTGTGGCGCCGCCGCGCCGTCGTCCACGCAGTGATGCAGCGTTGGGATGATGCCCACCACTGGAGTCGCACCGACGCGTGGCGCCGACTGTCGGGTTGGCTGAAGCCCTTCGAGCGTCCCCTCGTATGGAAGGAGGAGGTCCGCCTCCGCTACGCGGGCGCCTTCAGCCGGGCCCTGGGGCAACGCAGCGCCTCGCTGGACCTCGTCACCTTCGCGGAGGAGTGGTTCGTCCCCGTGGAGTCCCTGCGCGCGGACGCGCTGCCCGTGGACGACCACGTCCGCTGTCAGGAGTTCTCCAAGGCCCGTGCCCTCGCGGAGCATGTGGCCGCAGCGGGCCTGGGGGACCTGCCTCCGCGCGGTAACTGCCCCGCCTTCGACGCATGGGCGGACCGGGAGGTCCTGTCGCACTTCGAGGTCCTCCTGGTGGCCTCCACGGGTCGTCAGCCGGAGTCCCTTTTCGGCCACTTGCTGCTGCGCCCGGTCTGGCGAGAAGGCGAGGTGCCTCGCGGCCCCACCTTCGAGCACGTGGTGCAACTGGTGGCGCTGACGGGCATGGAGGGCAAGGGCCTGGGCTACGTGGTGAAGGGCATGACGGGCGCCTACGACACCGTGTTCCTCACGGGGACGATGGGCGACTTGTCCCACGAGGCACTCGAGCTGGAGCAGCGCTCGATCCGCCGCTTCAGGCTGCGGCTCAACCCGGGAGAGGACACCCGCATGTTGGAGCGAGTGTGGGAGCTCGAGCGCCGCGGGTACATGGGCTACTACTTCTTCACGGACAACTGCGCGACCGCGCTCCTCTTCCTGCTCAACGGCGCGCTGGAAGGAAGCCGGCAGGTGCGGCCCCCCGGGCTGCTCTGGGTGCTCCCCACCGCCACGTTGGACACCCTGGCCGGGATTCAGGTGGAGGGCCCTGAAGGCCGCCAGGTGCCGCTGCTGGAGCACATCCCGGACACCATCGAGTCCACCGGAGACCGCGCGGTCCGCGCGCAAGCCTCGCGGCGGGAGGCGCTGGAGTCACTGACGGGCCATGTCGGCGCGAACGAACTCGCCCGCCTGCGAGAGGTCCACGCCCGCCTGCAATCGCCCGAGCCGCAGACGCGCATGCGAGCGTACGACGGCCTGCCCGCTGTCATCGCGGACGTGCTGCACTCGGCGCGCACGGCGTCGCTCGACACGGTCCGCGAGCACCTGCACGCCTACGTGGCGCACTCGGTGCGGGTGGAGCGCGCCGCGGTGGACCGTGCGGAGGGCGAGCGCCTGCGCATCGAGCGCGAGCGACTGCTCGCCGTGAAGGCCCCGTTAGCGGGCTCGGCGCGGGCGGGAACGCGTGAGCGCCAGCGCATCTTCGAAAGCGAGGATTCGCTTCAGCGGCGGCTCGCGGTGCTGGACCGGGTCACGGTGTTGAAGGACGCCATGGCCTCGGCGCCCCGTCGGCGGCCCACGCCGGAGGAGCTGAAGACCCTCGTGTGGGCGGAGCGCACCGAGACCACCTTCGCGCGGGCCACCGAGGTGCAGGGCGCGCTCAACGACGGCCCGCTGTCCCAGGTGGAGCCGCTGGCCTTCCTGGGTGAGGACCGCCACCGAAAGGTCGCGGCGGAGACCACCTGGGCGCAGAGCGCGCTGCGGGAGTCCGGCGCGGCGCGGCTCGCCCTGACGGTGGGCATGGACTTCCCCGTGGCGGGCGGTGTCAGGCCGCTGCTGGGCCTGCGCACCTCGGCCATGTCCGAGGCGCTGGGCGATGCGCGGCTTCACGGCTTCCAGCCGAGCAGCGAGCTGCGGGTTCTCGACGGAGAGCTGCTTTTCGCGCCGCGCTGGGGCGTGCCCAAGGTGGCGGTCTCCGACATGACGCTGCTGGGCTACCGCACGCTGCTGCGGGAGCTCCCCCAGTTTCGGGATTCCTTCTGGGACGCCCTGGGCTGGGGCGCGGAGGCGCGCGTGTCGTCGAGCGATGCGCGGATGTTACCCTACCGCGCGACTGTCCAGGCCGAGGCGCTGGTGGTGCTGGACGAGAACGCGCGCTTCTCGCGCTACACCGCCGTGGGCCTCGGCGGCCTCGCGCTCCTGCACTGGCGGCGAGACCTGCTGACGCCCGCCGCCGGGCCGCGCCTCTCGGTGGCGCACCGCACGGGGCTGCCGGGCTCCGGGGCCAACGCGGTGCGCCTGGAGGCGGCCTATGCGCCCACCTGGCGCGTGGGGGATGACCACTTCACCCACGAGGCGGGCGCCACGCTCCAGATAGAGCTGTGGCTGGGGCGCGCGGGGCCCTTCGGCTTCCTGCTCACTCCGCGCGCCCAGGTCCGCTGGGAAGGGTGGGTGGCGCCCCCGGCCGCTACGTCGTGGCTGGACGGCTCGGCGGAGCGGCGTCTGGCTCTCGGCCTCGAGGTACGCTGA
- a CDS encoding metallophosphoesterase, protein MTAVLIRTALARAQEAVVAGPRSAPARGGARRRLVMGDPQADLEQVLAILAHQGLLGADGWLHPDVQLVSVGDHFDWGKPQERDHASASGLALVAWLAAHPSDQAVMLLGNHDLGRVGELAGFTDASFAAAQAEADRAYQGGVTDADAEQAFLARWPQVPSAELVARDFGNFREAQRTWVEHLLRAKRFRVAHAAGPDLMVLHAGVTSEDLDLTRLPHDQRAEAGAVAEALNAALDTAVAAWTHGPLVIPGLHQPGDAARGEGTGIFYQRPSLLPEDAERVRGTPRRRFDPRRLPLGLTQVVGHTRDKRNRAMLGLSPAGALNGVLRRLVTDGTRVDYAHGPPPPPTPGEAVMVFTDGGMRECPAEAYELFDLGTRAAATAPTTEGR, encoded by the coding sequence GTGACCGCCGTCCTCATTCGCACCGCGCTCGCTCGCGCCCAGGAAGCCGTCGTGGCGGGGCCCCGCTCCGCCCCGGCGCGCGGTGGCGCGCGGCGGCGGCTCGTGATGGGAGACCCGCAGGCCGACCTGGAGCAGGTCCTGGCCATCCTCGCGCACCAGGGGCTCCTGGGCGCGGACGGCTGGCTCCATCCCGACGTGCAGCTCGTCTCCGTGGGAGATCACTTCGACTGGGGCAAGCCCCAGGAGCGTGACCACGCGTCCGCCAGTGGCCTGGCCCTGGTGGCGTGGCTGGCCGCGCACCCTTCCGACCAGGCGGTCATGCTGCTGGGCAACCACGACCTGGGGCGGGTGGGCGAGCTGGCCGGCTTCACCGACGCGAGCTTCGCCGCCGCCCAGGCCGAAGCAGACCGGGCCTACCAAGGTGGCGTCACGGATGCCGATGCCGAGCAGGCCTTCCTCGCTCGCTGGCCGCAGGTACCGTCCGCGGAGCTGGTGGCGCGCGACTTCGGCAACTTCCGCGAGGCGCAACGCACCTGGGTGGAGCACCTGCTGCGCGCGAAGCGCTTCCGCGTGGCCCACGCCGCGGGCCCGGACCTGATGGTGCTGCACGCGGGCGTCACGTCCGAAGACCTCGACCTGACGCGATTGCCCCATGACCAACGTGCGGAGGCGGGTGCCGTCGCGGAGGCGTTGAACGCCGCGCTCGATACGGCGGTGGCGGCGTGGACGCACGGCCCGCTCGTCATCCCGGGACTGCACCAGCCCGGAGACGCGGCCCGCGGAGAAGGAACCGGCATCTTCTATCAGCGCCCCAGCCTGCTCCCGGAGGACGCGGAACGGGTGCGCGGCACGCCTCGCCGCCGGTTCGACCCGAGGCGGCTTCCCCTGGGTCTGACGCAGGTGGTGGGCCACACGCGCGACAAGCGCAACCGCGCGATGCTGGGGCTGTCCCCCGCTGGGGCGCTCAACGGTGTGCTCCGGCGCCTTGTCACGGACGGGACGCGCGTGGACTACGCCCACGGACCACCCCCGCCGCCCACGCCCGGCGAGGCGGTGATGGTGTTCACCGATGGGGGCATGCGCGAGTGCCCGGCCGAAGCCTACGAGCTGTTCGACCTGGGCACCCGCGCCGCCGCTACCGCGCCGACGACTGAAGGCCGGTGA
- a CDS encoding class I SAM-dependent methyltransferase, whose amino-acid sequence MFHRKGPTLRELATQALSSVEHGYDLLAPKFEYTPFRTPNAVLEATIAQVGEPGSVGSALDVCCGTGAAMRFLRPLARERVVGFDLSQGMLDEARRQLADAPGTAALDFLQGDALALPFEGAFDVITSFGAFGHILEADEPRMVRGIARALRPGGRFVFVTAHPPSKLNPGYWVAQGFNAAVRVRNALWKPPFVMYYLTFLVPRARALLEAEGFTVEVRDGLLPEPFTPLSIVIATRR is encoded by the coding sequence ATGTTCCACCGCAAGGGCCCCACCCTCCGGGAGCTGGCCACGCAGGCGCTCTCCTCCGTCGAGCACGGCTACGACTTGCTCGCGCCCAAGTTCGAATACACGCCCTTCCGCACGCCGAACGCGGTGCTCGAGGCCACCATCGCCCAGGTGGGCGAGCCCGGCTCGGTGGGCAGCGCGCTCGACGTGTGCTGCGGCACCGGCGCGGCCATGCGTTTCCTGCGGCCGCTCGCACGTGAGCGCGTGGTGGGCTTCGACCTCAGCCAGGGCATGCTCGACGAGGCCCGCAGGCAGCTCGCGGACGCGCCCGGCACCGCGGCCCTGGACTTCCTCCAGGGCGACGCCCTCGCGCTCCCATTCGAAGGCGCCTTCGACGTCATCACCAGCTTCGGCGCCTTCGGCCACATCCTCGAGGCGGACGAACCGCGGATGGTGCGCGGCATCGCCCGGGCACTGCGCCCCGGAGGCCGCTTCGTCTTCGTCACCGCGCACCCGCCGTCCAAGCTCAACCCCGGCTATTGGGTGGCGCAGGGCTTCAACGCCGCCGTGCGCGTGCGCAACGCGCTCTGGAAGCCCCCCTTCGTCATGTACTACCTGACGTTCCTGGTGCCCCGCGCCCGCGCGCTGCTCGAAGCGGAGGGCTTCACCGTCGAGGTGCGCGATGGCCTTCTGCCCGAGCCCTTCACCCCGCTGAGCATCGTCATCGCCACCCGGCGCTGA
- a CDS encoding thioredoxin family protein, with translation MRLFAACLLLSGLVACTAANSNVPSADASHAGAPLPFIQDDYARALAEAKAKGIPLFVDVWAPWCHTCRSMKAYVLSDASLARHADRFVWLEVNTDLTSNAAFQEQYPVEFWPTLYVIDPRQEKALLRFAGSATVAQLEKLFEDGERAYKGGITGAEALLARGDALYAEGRSAEAAETLAEALTEAPADWSRRGRAVESLLTAMYGAKQHEDCARKALEELPKTPRSLSWANGALLGMYCVLSLPEDAASGTELREGLEAKVAEALAPPAIDMSADDRSGLYEVRVQAREAAKDAATVKALSAEWLTFLEAEAAKAPNPQARTVFDSHRMLAAMKLETPGRAIPAIEQSEKDLPQDYNPPARLATLYRLEGRLDDALAASERALARVQGARRLSVLSGRADIFVARKDTASAVKTLEEAITFAKTLPASQVSPRMVAGLEKKLTGLQSSAR, from the coding sequence ATGCGCCTATTCGCCGCCTGCCTGCTCCTGTCGGGGCTCGTTGCCTGCACCGCCGCGAACTCGAATGTTCCTTCGGCGGACGCCTCGCACGCCGGGGCACCCCTGCCGTTCATCCAGGATGACTACGCCCGCGCGCTCGCCGAGGCGAAGGCCAAGGGCATCCCGCTCTTCGTCGACGTCTGGGCGCCCTGGTGCCACACGTGTCGTTCGATGAAGGCCTACGTCCTGTCGGACGCCTCGCTGGCCCGGCACGCGGACCGCTTCGTGTGGCTGGAGGTGAACACCGACCTGACGTCGAACGCGGCGTTCCAGGAGCAGTACCCGGTGGAGTTCTGGCCCACGCTGTACGTCATCGACCCTCGCCAGGAGAAGGCCCTGCTGCGCTTCGCCGGCAGCGCCACCGTGGCGCAGTTGGAGAAGCTCTTCGAGGACGGCGAGCGCGCGTACAAGGGTGGCATCACGGGCGCGGAGGCCTTGCTGGCGCGCGGTGACGCGCTCTACGCGGAGGGGCGCTCGGCGGAAGCGGCGGAGACGCTCGCGGAGGCCTTGACCGAGGCACCCGCGGACTGGTCCCGCCGGGGCCGCGCGGTGGAGTCGCTGCTGACGGCGATGTACGGCGCCAAGCAGCACGAGGACTGTGCGCGCAAGGCGCTGGAGGAGTTGCCGAAGACGCCGCGCTCGCTGTCCTGGGCCAACGGTGCCCTGCTGGGCATGTATTGCGTGCTGTCGCTGCCCGAGGACGCGGCGTCAGGAACGGAGCTGCGCGAGGGGCTGGAGGCGAAGGTGGCGGAGGCCCTGGCGCCGCCGGCCATCGACATGTCCGCGGATGACCGCTCGGGCTTGTACGAAGTGCGCGTGCAGGCGCGCGAGGCGGCGAAGGATGCCGCGACCGTGAAGGCCCTGTCCGCGGAGTGGCTGACGTTCCTGGAGGCCGAGGCGGCGAAGGCGCCCAATCCCCAGGCGCGCACGGTGTTCGACTCGCACCGCATGCTCGCGGCGATGAAGCTGGAGACGCCGGGCCGCGCGATTCCCGCCATCGAGCAGAGCGAGAAGGACCTGCCCCAGGACTACAACCCGCCCGCGCGGCTGGCGACGTTGTATCGGTTGGAGGGTCGGCTCGATGACGCGCTCGCCGCCAGTGAGCGTGCCCTGGCGCGTGTCCAAGGCGCGCGGCGGTTGTCGGTGCTCTCCGGCCGCGCGGACATCTTCGTCGCGCGCAAGGACACGGCCTCCGCCGTGAAGACGCTGGAGGAGGCCATCACCTTCGCGAAGACGCTGCCCGCCTCTCAGGTGTCGCCGCGCATGGTGGCGGGCCTGGAGAAGAAGCTCACCGGCCTTCAGTCGTCGGCGCGGTAG
- a CDS encoding helix-turn-helix transcriptional regulator → MIRLNSEEQGLLTDLEALLVEAEPGAESLPLVLSALREALRAERAVAYGVDVGPERYHASYSYSAGFPFPAAAVQAAIETQVSAWNEPWGWFNPARPEPAQRNRALHFRSLAETETARQMPLHDLSATEVGRRLGMSEESLESTRERISVRAGATFRQLGVEHMQWLRTLVCDGPVLLGWVGLARAEPFTEREQRLLQALTPALQRRLTMETRLRESGLMSTALQVAMEALGRAAWVVSSSGRVVHANNAGRARLERHDPELMDSLRRGAQGIPCSGPLTMTPLVTTGLPPHYLAIDTGTASSAAARVQALSARWSLTARESEVLTHIIQGETNKSIAGRLGCAERTVEVHVTHLLSKAQVESRSALIARFFQSS, encoded by the coding sequence GTGATTCGTTTGAATTCCGAGGAGCAGGGCCTGCTGACAGACTTGGAGGCGTTGCTCGTGGAGGCCGAGCCCGGGGCGGAGTCCTTGCCCCTGGTGCTGAGTGCTCTACGAGAGGCTTTGCGGGCCGAGCGCGCGGTTGCCTACGGGGTAGACGTAGGCCCGGAGCGCTACCACGCGAGCTACTCCTACAGTGCGGGCTTCCCATTCCCTGCCGCGGCAGTGCAAGCGGCCATCGAAACCCAGGTGTCTGCCTGGAACGAGCCTTGGGGTTGGTTCAATCCCGCGCGGCCCGAGCCAGCCCAACGCAACCGCGCTTTGCACTTCCGCTCGCTGGCGGAAACAGAGACAGCGCGGCAGATGCCGCTGCATGACTTGTCCGCCACCGAGGTGGGCCGTCGGCTGGGCATGAGCGAGGAGTCGTTGGAAAGCACCCGCGAGCGCATCAGCGTCCGCGCGGGCGCGACGTTCCGGCAGCTCGGCGTGGAGCACATGCAATGGCTTCGCACACTCGTCTGTGATGGGCCTGTCCTCCTGGGCTGGGTGGGCCTGGCCCGCGCCGAGCCCTTCACTGAACGCGAGCAACGGCTGCTCCAGGCGTTGACGCCCGCCTTGCAGCGGCGGCTCACCATGGAGACGCGGCTGCGCGAGTCGGGCTTGATGTCCACGGCGCTGCAAGTGGCCATGGAGGCGCTCGGGCGCGCCGCCTGGGTGGTCAGCTCCAGCGGCCGGGTGGTGCACGCCAACAACGCCGGGCGCGCCCGCTTGGAGCGTCACGACCCGGAGCTGATGGACTCGCTGCGGCGCGGCGCCCAGGGCATCCCCTGCTCCGGCCCGCTCACGATGACGCCGCTGGTCACCACGGGCCTGCCGCCGCACTACCTGGCCATCGACACCGGCACCGCGTCCAGCGCCGCCGCGCGCGTGCAGGCACTGTCGGCGCGCTGGTCGCTCACCGCGCGCGAGTCCGAGGTCCTCACCCACATCATCCAGGGCGAGACGAACAAGTCCATCGCGGGACGACTGGGCTGCGCCGAGCGCACCGTGGAAGTCCACGTGACGCATCTGCTAAGCAAGGCCCAGGTGGAGAGCCGCTCGGCGCTCATTGCCCGCTTCTTCCAGAGTTCGTGA
- a CDS encoding GreA/GreB family elongation factor yields the protein MSKAFTKEDAGDEGVLPVRPRAFSGEKRYITPEGYRALQEELAAAQGPDPRAGELTEMEAGGRRKERERWAQELAAVLEEVRVVEPDAAQAGRVFFGAWVSLEDEDGGEVRYRIVGPDESDVKAGRLSVESPLARALLGKEVGESVVVERPRGNVEYTVTAVDYAAPCRALSAGWR from the coding sequence ATGTCGAAGGCCTTCACGAAGGAAGACGCGGGCGACGAGGGCGTGCTGCCCGTCCGCCCGCGCGCGTTCTCGGGAGAGAAGCGCTACATCACGCCGGAGGGCTACCGGGCCCTTCAAGAAGAGCTGGCGGCGGCGCAGGGGCCGGACCCTCGGGCGGGCGAGCTCACCGAGATGGAGGCGGGCGGGCGCCGCAAGGAGCGCGAGCGATGGGCGCAGGAACTCGCAGCGGTCCTGGAGGAAGTGCGGGTGGTGGAGCCCGACGCGGCTCAGGCCGGGCGTGTCTTCTTCGGCGCGTGGGTGTCCCTGGAGGACGAGGACGGCGGCGAGGTGCGCTACCGCATCGTCGGCCCCGATGAGTCGGACGTGAAGGCAGGCCGGCTCAGCGTGGAGTCCCCCCTGGCCCGCGCGCTGCTGGGCAAGGAAGTGGGGGAGTCCGTGGTGGTGGAACGCCCGCGCGGCAACGTGGAGTACACGGTGACGGCCGTGGACTACGCGGCGCCGTGTCGCGCGCTCAGCGCCGGGTGGCGATGA
- a CDS encoding SDR family oxidoreductase, with amino-acid sequence MATAFITGAGIRIGGAVARALGRAGYDLALHANRSIEPLTSLAEELRALGRRVTLHAADLSRPDAVEALATEVREAWPALDVVVHNAGLFERADFATISRDQYRTMLAVNLDTPFFLTQALLPALRAGKDPLVVHITDVGGERPVSHYAHYSVSKAGLIMLTRALAVELAPHIRVNAVSPGTVAFPENFGAEDRDAVLRRIPMAREGSVEDIARTVVFLACEAPYITGQVIAVDGGRSAQL; translated from the coding sequence ATGGCGACCGCATTCATCACCGGGGCTGGCATCCGCATCGGCGGCGCGGTGGCCCGGGCGCTCGGTCGCGCCGGGTATGACCTGGCGCTCCATGCGAACCGCTCCATCGAGCCGCTGACGTCCCTGGCTGAAGAGCTTCGAGCGCTCGGCCGTCGCGTCACCCTGCATGCCGCGGACCTGAGCCGCCCGGATGCGGTGGAGGCCCTGGCCACGGAGGTGCGCGAGGCCTGGCCCGCACTGGACGTGGTGGTCCACAACGCGGGCCTCTTCGAGCGCGCCGACTTCGCCACCATCTCCCGCGACCAGTACCGCACCATGCTCGCGGTGAACCTGGACACGCCCTTCTTCCTCACCCAGGCGCTGCTCCCCGCGCTGCGCGCTGGCAAGGACCCGCTGGTGGTGCACATCACCGACGTGGGCGGTGAGCGGCCGGTGAGTCACTACGCGCATTACTCGGTGAGCAAGGCGGGGCTCATCATGCTCACCCGCGCGCTGGCGGTGGAGCTCGCGCCGCACATCCGTGTCAACGCGGTGTCGCCCGGGACGGTGGCCTTTCCCGAGAACTTCGGCGCCGAGGACCGCGACGCCGTGCTGCGCCGGATTCCCATGGCCCGCGAGGGCAGTGTCGAGGACATCGCCCGCACCGTCGTCTTCCTCGCTTGCGAGGCGCCGTACATCACCGGGCAGGTCATCGCCGTCGATGGCGGCAGGAGCGCACAGCTATGA
- a CDS encoding dienelactone hydrolase family protein encodes MTGQTQLIGKQGQALAGYLSEAPKGDAPGAVVIIHEYWGLNGHTRDVADRLAREGFTVFAVDLYDGRVTKNADEANAMLKALDWGKATADLRAAVEALRARKDGTKVAILGFCMGGALTLLAAANDPGLDAAVPFYGIPPEQAADLSRIRAPVLGHFAKNDDWCSPDRVDALEQKLKAGGVPTEIHRYDAQHAFFNDTRPEVYSPDNAAKAWQRTVDFLHAKLG; translated from the coding sequence ATGACAGGACAGACGCAGCTCATCGGCAAGCAGGGTCAGGCGCTGGCGGGTTATCTGAGCGAAGCCCCCAAGGGCGACGCGCCCGGAGCGGTGGTGATCATCCACGAGTACTGGGGCCTCAATGGGCACACGCGCGACGTCGCGGACCGGCTGGCGCGCGAGGGCTTCACCGTCTTCGCGGTGGACCTCTACGACGGCCGCGTGACGAAGAACGCCGACGAGGCCAACGCGATGTTGAAGGCGCTGGACTGGGGCAAGGCCACCGCGGACCTGCGTGCCGCCGTGGAGGCGCTGCGCGCGCGCAAGGACGGCACGAAGGTGGCCATCCTGGGCTTCTGCATGGGCGGCGCGCTGACGCTGTTGGCCGCCGCGAACGACCCGGGGCTCGACGCCGCCGTGCCCTTCTACGGCATCCCGCCGGAGCAGGCCGCGGACCTGTCCCGCATCCGCGCGCCGGTGCTCGGCCACTTCGCGAAGAACGACGACTGGTGCTCGCCGGACCGGGTGGACGCGCTGGAGCAGAAGCTGAAGGCCGGCGGCGTCCCGACGGAGATTCACCGCTACGACGCGCAGCACGCCTTCTTCAATGACACGCGTCCGGAGGTCTACTCACCGGACAACGCCGCGAAGGCGTGGCAGCGCACCGTCGACTTCCTCCACGCGAAGCTCGGCTGA